The sequence TAAATGAATAATACTTCACTAATTTTTTTGTTGATATTAGTTATATTATTGAAGTTTTGTGCTTTGTTCaacataaatattaaattattttatttgattgaTTTGTCCTAAAAGACGAATAACCCGAACTGAAACTCAGTAGAGATCAAGTCAAAGTTTGAAGTAATACGATACCTGCAACCTTCAAATCCTGGATACGCCTCCGATCACAAATATTACATAACACAcattttatgaataaaattcgATTTCACAATAAAACTACTACCAAATTGGATGAAAAGTATACagttaggggtgttcataaaaacccaaaaaagcAAACCAAATCGACCAAAAAACCCGATATTTTTAGgcttggtttgattttgattttaaattttaaaaatcgatcaaatttggtttgattttaataaaaatataaccgaaaaaaataaaccaaactGACTATAGAAGTAGCctttaaacacacacacacacacacacacacacatataatatataatgtttctaaaattttatggcacatattagtcgtttgtatttagtctagttctttgctattataataatctaattgtttgcatttacattctagtttgattgatagttttcttttgctacgtacaaaaaattattatgttaaaaataattaatttttaattaagtacttaaattattcatcactatttgattcaattatcaccaatatattttggtaaatgatagatttctaaAAGAGCAATTAGTTTAATAGTGTTACATTGAAAATGTAGTCGCCAGAATATGTATTTGGTAGTGTATgcctcatatttaagaaaaaacccgataaataacccaaaaaactaaaaaaatctaCAAAACCGAATCAATAAAAAACCAACTTAatttgtttggtttggtttggttccgaTCCGACTTATTTGTAGGGAtgtcaatggatattcgaaaaccgaCTAAATCGACCGAACCGCACcgcaccgaaccgatttttaccgtaggtttttatataaatttataaccgcaccgataattagggtagttttttattttataaaagtaaatcgaaaaaataccgaaccgtaccgaataaattttacatgtgaaaaatatatttatctagtaagtataaaaataataatgcattaaatttttctttgggccttggaattatgaaaacttttataagtcaacaagtaattaaactcaaaatactaatttctaaaacctattatgctacttctatttaaactaagttatttcaagtatttttattagcaagacacaaagtattatAGCGATTACGAGTAGCAATCTACAATGTTTTGAATATGCTTCCTTTcatatcatctttcatttttttaattcatcaccctttaaatagtaaaaatatctaAAGAGTtgtgctaagtcctataaaagaatgTATGTTATTGCATTTTACTTCTATTGatgaattttacatgatattttaaaaaataccgaaaattaaccgaaccgtactgataccgaagagaaaccgacatgattgatATGGTTTCGAAAAGTTTAATTttagttatacataatagaataactgaaaaattggtatgatacaaattttataaaataaccggccgaaccgaactATTGACACCCCTACTTATTTGGTTTGATATCTTTTTAGAGAAAAACGAATCCAAATCGAATCATTAACACCCTACAGTTATCCAAGCCCTCGAAAAAAATTTACTTCCCGATTTTAACTCAATTCCAATCGAGATTCCAGGAAAATTTAAATAGAAATTGAATATTTTAGGTCTTAATTAATTGCCATGTCGCCATTCAAAGGACGCATCGGGGCATGTGTAATAGTCAAAAAGCAGTTGTATATGTGAGTTACTTAAATGAATGACAcccattctttctttcttttctttttttgttaaagaaagaacaaaaattgCATAATTATAATGCTACCTACTGATAAGTGAATGTCCCCTTTTCCCTGTAAAAATCAACTGTTGTCATAATTTCATTTGTTATTGAGGAGATTGCACATTTACTGTAATTGTGAGTACTTCCTTAATTTGCAACACATTTTGGCTAAAATTGTCAAATTATGCATATTTGTAACACATAATATTACGACTAGTAATTAATTATTGAAATTGGCTTCTTGGGGAAAAAAATAATATTGGAAGGAGCATTAAATAAAAAGGTGTTGTTGAATGTTGATCTAGGAATTtattaaattttgtttttattttcaccTATTAAATTTGGTTTAAATGCACagcaactttgaaataaatctcAAACATAAAGTCTCACTCACGAACCAGTAGATTTATCCAATCCAAtcgaaaaagtaaaagaaagctCCTTATCCAATCTAAAACAAAAAGTCTTAGGCGGGAAAGCCAAgtaaattcaaatttcaaatcctTCCTTATCGTTCCCTTAAATTCCAACAGTacccaaaattcaaaaactaaagaAGGAAAACTGAATGCCCATGTTCAATTCGTGACAATTTCTCAATCTCAGGTATGTTTTGCCTTCcaatttttgctctttttttctttgaatttcgTTGTTTCTCTTCCAATTTTTTGCCTTCTTATTGACTAATGAATAAATagcagagatggattttgataaTATGAAAAGGAAGGAACTACAAGCCCTATGCAAGAAACATGGAATTCCTGCAAATTTAACTAACTTGGAAATGGCCAACAAACTTTCTTCAATTATTAAGGTAATGAgtatttctttttcgttttttgagttaaaatagaaattttgaGTTGTTGGTTAAATTTTTGTTATTATGGTATGGGCAGGTAAATGATGAAAAGCCCTTAACTCAAGGGCGGTCATGTTTAAAGGTTTTCGATGAGGCTGTGAATGATAGAGAGTCTGATGTTGTAAATAGGACACTAAAGAAAGTGAAGTTTAGTCCCGAGAATGAAATTTTCGAGTTCACAAAATTGGTTGAAGTGAAAAGTAGAGGGAGGAGGAAGTCAATGTTGCACAATAACAGCGTGAGTGTTAGGAGTGATGGTGTAAAGATAGGCATTTTGGATAGTCCAGTTAGGGTTACGAGGTCGCGGGGTATGAATTTGGAAGATGGTGTTAGTGAGAAAAAGGGAAGGACAAGGCGTACAAAAGATAACGTACTTTTAGTGAATGAGAGTGAGGATGAAGTTGGAATGACCAAGAGACGATCTTTGAGGAACAAAGAAGTAGTATCAGCACAGGAAAGAAGGGAGGAAAATGAGGGTGTGAATGAAGGTTTAAGGACGAGTAGAAGAGTTAAAGGTGAGATAAATGCTAACAAGAGTGCAGAAGAATTGGATAAAAGGACGAGTGAAAAAGAAATTGATAGGGCAGAGAAGAGGGACAAGAAAGTCACGTTCGCTAGTGATGATCAGATAATGGAGTGCATGAAAGCTGAAACGAAAGCCAAGGAGATGAAAAGAGGAGGGAGAAGGAAATCGATTGCTCATACTCAGACCTCGCATGTCCAAAATGAGGTAGATGCTAAAGTAAGGGACGAGGTTTTGGAGAAGCCAGCAGAACGGATAACAAGGTCTCAGAACTTGAAATCAGTTGAGGATTATGTGAGTAACAAAAGGAACCAAACGAGGGGTAACGAAGTTACTGAGAGAAATGTAAAACTGCTTTGTACAGAATTTGTTGAATCTTCAGTTGAAGCTGCCAACAATGAAGTTAAAGTAACCACAAGAAGGTCTCAGCAGAATAAAGTGGTGGAGGAGGCATCCCAAACGGCTTTGAAGAGGTCAAAAAGGCAAGCTACTAAGACGGAGGGTGCAAGATTCACAGTTGAAGCTGCCAATGATGAAGTTAAAGCAACCACAAGAAGGTCTCAGCAGAATAGGGTGGTGGAGGAGGCACCTCAAATGGCTTTGACGAGGTCAAAAAGGCTACATAATAAGGTGGAGGGTGCAAGGTTGACTGATGATATTTCTAAAGATAAGATGGTTACTAGGGACAGGACTAGAAATCAGTCTAACTTGGTTGTAGAAGCTTCGACATCAGAAGTGGTTCCTCAACTTGATGAACAGGTAGAAGTTCCTCTTAGAAGAAGCGATAGGCGCAAATCTGTTTTTCCTTTGGAGAAATTGAGAAGTGATGAGGCTGTGGCTGTAAAGGAGAAAAGAAACTTAAACGTTAAGGATGACGAGATGGAGAATAAAGGTAAAAAAGACGAACCCCTGAGGGCATTGAAGCGGTCAAAAAGGCTTGCTACACAAGTGGAAGACTCAGTATTGGCGAAAGATGATATTGCTGAAAATAAAGTGGTTGATAGAGGCATGACAGCAAGAAACCAATCTAACTTGAAAAGAAACGTTTCTTCAGTGGAGACTCGGTGTAAAACGGACAGGCCAACTGATTCTCAAGGGACAGTTGAAGTGGGTATCACACTTGAAGAACCGGGAGAAGCTCCTGTCAAAAGAAGTAATCGACGCAAATCTGTTGTTTCTTCTTTGGAGAAATTAAGAACTGATGAAGTTGCAGCTGCAAAGGACAAAAGAAATTTAGATGCTAATGATGACAACGTAAGGGTTAAAAGTACAAAAGATGAACCCCAGAAGGCATTGAAGAGATCAAAAGGGCTTGCGCAACAAGTCGAAGATTCTGTACCGGCTAAAGATGATATTGCtgaaaataaagtagaagagagGAGACGCTCTGGAAGGAGTGCTGCTAAAGCCCATGTAGACACCAAGATATTGGACGGTTCAGTGCAAGAAGAAATTGCAGTGGTAAAAGAAGAGAGGAGACGTTCTGAAAGGAGTGCTTCTAAAGCCTATGTAGACACCAAGATATTGGACAGTTCAGTGCAAGAAGAAGTTGCAGTggtaaaagaagagaagagacgTTCTGAAAGGAGTGCAGCTAAAGACAGTCTAGTCACCAAGATATTGGACAGTTCAGTGCAAGAAGAAATTGCTGTGGTAAAAGAAGAGAGGAGACGTTCTGAAAGGAGTGCTGCTAAAGCCAATGTAGTCACCGAGACATTGGATAGTTCAGCGCAGAAAGAAAAACCCGTGGTAAAAGAAGAGAGGAGATGTTCTGGAAGGACTGCTGCTAGTCTCACTCTTGTAACAGTTTCAGATGAAAAGAAGGAAAGTGGTGAGAATAAACTGACAAAGAGAAACTGCACCCCTGTTCCAGAAAAAAGATCTACCAAGAACAAGTTCGCCCTGCTAGATTTAGATTCTCTGAAACAGTCCACAAGTAGAGCAAAAACAAATGTGGAGGCAGCAGCAGTTGATGAAAAGACTATTACTGCTGGAAAGAAGCAGCAGGGTCAACAAAAAAGATCAAATTTGGAAGTAGAAGCTCCTACATCTGAGGACATGGAAATAGTCAGAGAGTCAGACAGTAAAGAGTGTGATATCTCAGGGTCAGAAGGTGCTACGAGCTTCTTAAAATCAGGATTGAATGAGCTTGAAGCTGTTAAAAATGATGTTAATATGGTTTTCGCTGGAAGCAAGGATGAAGCAGTTGCTGACTCGAACACACTAGCTGAAAATCTGAAGGAGAAAGGACCACTTGTAGATGCAAATGCTTCTCCGTCTGAAAATAACTCCACATTTAAATGCCCTCCATTCAGCGATCCATTCAGCTCCAATGGTAGTGTATCTGAACCTTAGTTAATATTATGCATTTTCTTGTGAAGAATGCTAATTCATTCTTTTGTGTTTTGCAGCTAGACCCGATGAGAAAGTAGTTGATGAACTTTTGCAGTCTGACCATGAAGCGCCTCCAAGCAAAGGCCTATGTCCTAGTTCTGTTTTGGCTGATGATGCAATTCCAAAGGACATAACTTCTGACAAGCAGGAGCATGGTGCAATTGCAGCAGATGATGCAGAAGAATTTGATACTGAATTATCTAATGAAGTTATTGATAACTCTTCACTACACCATAGTGATAACATGGAAGAGAACCTTGAGTCTGGCCTTAAAGAACAATCAGAGACTGGATGTATTGTTGATGAAGGAGTAACTTATGGTGAACAGGAGCCTGCAAGCAATTTGGCTGATGATGCAGTTCCAAATGATTCAACTCTTGACAAAAAGGAGCATGGTGCAATTGCAGCGGATAATGCAGATGAATTTGGCACAGGATTATCTAATGAAGTTCTTGATAACTATTCACTAAACCAGAGTGATAATATGGAGGACAACCTTGAGTCTGGTTTCAAAAAACAATCAGAGACTGGATTTATTGTTACTGAAGGAATAGCTTCTGGTGAACAGGAGCTAACTGTAACGAACTATGCCAGAGAGTTTGATGCGGGGTTGTCTAGTAATGTCTCATTGGCCAGTGTAGGTGCTTTCAATCTGAGCAATGAGATGGAAGTTAAAAATTCTGAATCTGGTCCTCCCATGGAAAAAGCAGAAACTGGATTTATTGCTAAATGTGATGGAGATGCACCTACCTTCACAACTCAAGGTGAATTACATGCAGAAGGATTTGCAAAGTTGGAGGAGGCTACTAAGGAATTCTTGCCAATATCTCAACCTGATAATGATGGTATGCTTTGTTAATGTTTGGTTATGAATGTTTCTACCTATTCTTTGCATTTCACTAGCTGTTGACTCAACGTTTGAATGTAGCAGCAGGCCTTTCTAGTGCCGTCACTTTTGAGAAATCTTGTGATCATGGAAAGCAATCAACGTTCAGGCCCAGGAACAGTCTTGATTGTGGTATCCAAACTTCTTCGGAGCTAGCTAAATATAATGAAGGTGAGTACTTGGATGATCAGGAAAACGAACTGGATGAGGGTGTGAGATCCATAGAGTTCGAGGCTACTGAAGGACAAGAAGAGATTATTGATGATGAGCAGCTCAGAAACAGCAATGACAATGAAGACGGGTACTTGGAAGATCAGGAAAATGGACCTGATGAGGGTGCGAGATCCATAGAGTTCGAGGCTACTGAAGGACAAGAAGAGATTATTGATGATGAGCAGCTCAGAAACAGCAATGACAATGAAGACGGGTACTTGGAAGATCAGGAAAATGGACCTGATGAGGGTGTGAGATCCATAGAGTTCGAGGCTGCTGAAGGACAAGAAGACATTATAGATGATGAGCAGCTCAGAAACAGCAATGATCATGAAGACGGGTGCTTGGAAGATCAGTATAATGAACCTGATCAAGGTATGCAGCAGCTTGGACACAGCAATGACAGTGGAGGCTCAGTTGAGGCGGTTGCTTCCGAGAAAACCGTCTCAAGTCCAATAAAAGCAGTTCTAGATTTTCAAGGTAGGTAGTATTTTCTCATCTCATACTGGTCATAGGAATTTCATACGTATTACATTGTGATGCTCTGTTGAAACATAGTAGTATTTTCCCTTTAAGCAAGAGCGACTGTTATGCTCTTCATAATGATTAAACTTTGCAGTTAAGTAATCGAATCTATCCTTTCCTTTTCTCCAATTTGCTTTTGAACTATTGTCATTGACATCTCTTTTAGTTGCAGAAACTGCTGTTGTTGGTGATGACATCGCATTAGAGGACAGTGATGAAGAGAAGCAAGGTAGTTATGATGCTTACTTACCTTCTTGTTCTCTTTAATTTGCTCATTTCTATACCTTCTGTTGCAACAGGTGAAGAACTTAAAGTTTTGTTTGCCACTCCTTGTGATGTTTCACattctaaagaagaatcaaaagcTTCTTTGGAAGGTGATTCAAGgttgaaagaaaataaagttacTTTGGATAAAAAGGTCAACAATAGGGAATTTGATGAGAATCTCAACAGAAGGGGGCAAGGTTAGCTTCAGAATGCTTCTTTTTACATGTGTCATTTGTGTAATTTATTGCTGTAATTCACTTTTAATTCCCGCATTTTGCTATGTGATTTTATGCAGCTTCTTCCGTCAGTGGTAATGATAACTCAAGTCTTCAAAGTTCTGTCCATTGTGATGAACATGGCCAAGGTTAGTCCTGGACTTCTTCTTCCCTAAAGATTATATGTTACTTACAGCTTGATTTTACTATATGTTACAGgagaaattttgaaaagtttgttTGCCACACCATTTGGTGGTGGAAGCAACAAGGTAGAAATAGCAACTTCTATCGAGTTGAATGAGACAAGCAGTCAATACACGCACAGTGGCCATGCAAATGAGAACAGTTAGTTTTTCTTCCTTAATATGATTTCCAAGCCATTTTATTACTTGATTTATGTTCTTTTATGAAGCCCTATTTTGAAATTTAGGTTGTTGAGAACAAGCCAGTTAATGTCATTGCCAATTTGCCTGCAGTTCTTTTTAAATCATCATTCACCATATTCATTAATCACTTTGTAAGTATCTTTTGACATGCAGCTTTTCCCTCTGCAGGCAATGGCTTGACACAATCTGTAACTCCTTTAAAAGACACATCTAATGACGAAGAAGGTATTTCTAAACTCATTTCCTGGTTATGTAAAATTTCATAAAGCATGTCTAACTCATTAACTTGATGCAGCCGGAGAAGAGCTAAAACGTTTGTGTGCTACGCCTTTATTTGTTTCACGATCCATTGGAGGCGAATCTTACCATTTTCAAAGCCAATTGAGTGGAGAAGCAATGACCATGGAAGAAGGACTCGGCTCCAGTGGAAAAAGAAATCCAAGTGTACCTGTCGGTGGATTGATTGAGGACGAGCAAGGTTGGTTCTGAAATCCCTTTCTTTTGATATGATCTTTTGGAAAAACCAGTTTCTGTTTGCCCTCTGGATTTTCTTGGTTGTTCTTCACTTTCTTTTTTGTTCTCTTTGGTTTCTAACATTTGCTTAGAGATGTCCATTGTAACAGGGGAACACCTAAAGAATCTATCTGCCTCACCAATCTCTGTGAAAAGCACTAATGAAGAGACTACTTCTACCAAAGGAAAGTATAGTCAGAGTCATGAAATGGAAACTTTTTGTAGCAGTGGATTAGAAAGAAATGTCGGTGAATGTGAAGATGGACTTGCTGGAGTCGACCAAGGTAGTAAATTATCCCCATTAACCATAATGTATTTAATTGCAGTTTGTGTTTGTGTTAGCTTCTTGTACTAACACCGAAGGCTTATTTTTCTTATAGCTCGTGAAATCTCACATATTGCTGCTTTCAACTATGATGATGGAAGTGAACAAGGTTAGTTCCGAAGTATCTCTCCTCCTATCATCTTCTGTTTGCTGCTTGATTGTGCATATTTAATAGCTTGAATTCCTGATGCACAGAAGATCAACTGAAAATGCCGTTTGCTTCACTCATCAATACCCAGACTCTGAATCAAATGGATGGAACATCAAGAAAGACAGAAGAGCTTTCTACTCAAGGGCTCTCCCATAACACAGGTTTAGCAGTTGCAAATCCAAGTGCTGTGGATCTGTCAGAGTCTGACAGCATACATTCTAAACAATCGGAAGACAATATTACAGAGTCTGAGTGCATTAAAGGATCCAGTTCTCTTGAAGAAGAGAACAACGAAGGTCAGGGTAATATGCTGTCTGCAACATCAGCTAAAAGCATGACTCCATTACGGAAAGATGAGCTTTCATCTCAAGAACCTAAGACAGCAGATGTTGCAATGTCGGGAGAAATGGTTAGAGACCAAGGGATGAATACAAGACCTGAGAGCAGGTTTCAGGAAATGGTTGACATAGAGGAACACGGAACTGATGAAATAGTGGCTGACAGGGATTTGTTGCTAAGAGATACCTCTAAAGCTCTGGAAGAAGACGTTGATGTTGAAATTGCAAACCAAAGCACTTTTGCTGTTATTTCAGAGCCTATATTCAACGATGCTGATTTTTCTGAAGAGCAAATGCTGGAGATTAATAAGAGTAGTCCTGAGTCCAGCAAACCATCTGATGATGTCTACAATGAAGAGAATACTGAAGATCACTTGAAACTGCTGTTTGCTACACCAATCAAAGGAACAAGTCCGTCCAGATTGAGTGAAGCTTCTACTTGTCAACTGAAGACAGCAATGATTACAATTGCTTCTGAAATGGTTGGTAGGGAGCCTAAGTGCAAAGGGTTTGAATTTTCTGGAGAGCCAGTAACTGTGGAGATCATTGATGGAAGCTGTGAGAGTAGAAAAGGATCTCGCTTACTCAAGGAGAATGAAGAACAGGTCAAACGAGGGGCTTTGTTTGCTACACCATCCAAAAGCGCAAGTCCGCTTCAATTGGAGGAAAGTTTTGGTTGCCTATTGGATACAACAGAATTAGCTCTCTCGACTAAAGGCATTGATAGCAAGGCTAGGAACAAAAGTCTAGGCTGTCCTTTAAGAACCATGGAAGCAAAAGAAAGTTGTGAGCCTTCTAAAGACAGTGAAGCATTGGAGCACATTGAAAGTTCTCTTCAGGAGCCCGAAATTGAGGAAGCAGTGGCTGGCAAGGATTTGTTGCTAATAGATACCTCTGAATATCCGGAAGAGAATATTTATGTTGAAATTGCAAACAAAAACACTTCAGCTGTTATTTCAGAGCCTGCATGCGACGATCTTGAATTTTCTGAACAGCAAATGGTGCTGGAGACCCATAAGAGCAGTCCTGAGTCAATCAAACAGTCTGACGCTGTCAATGAAGAGAATAGTGAAGATCACTTGAAACTGCTGTTTGCCACACCAAACAAAGGAACAAGTCCTTCCGGTCCCGAGTCCTTCAAACCATATGATGCCATCAATGAAGAGAATAGTGATGATCACTTGAAACTGCTGTTTGCTACCCCAATCAAAGGAACAAGTCCTTCCAAATTGGATGAACATTTTACTTGTCAATTGAAGACAGCAA is a genomic window of Nicotiana tabacum cultivar K326 chromosome 16, ASM71507v2, whole genome shotgun sequence containing:
- the LOC107832317 gene encoding uncharacterized protein LOC107832317 isoform X5 is translated as MDFDNMKRKELQALCKKHGIPANLTNLEMANKLSSIIKVNDEKPLTQGRSCLKVFDEAVNDRESDVVNRTLKKVKFSPENEIFEFTKLVEVKSRGRRKSMLHNNSVSVRSDGVKIGILDSPVRVTRSRGMNLEDGVSEKKGRTRRTKDNVLLVNESEDEVGMTKRRSLRNKEVVSAQERREENEGVNEGLRTSRRVKGEINANKSAEELDKRTSEKEIDRAEKRDKKVTFASDDQIMECMKAETKAKEMKRGGRRKSIAHTQTSHVQNEVDAKVRDEVLEKPAERITRSQNLKSVEDYVSNKRNQTRGNEVTERNVKLLCTEFVESSVEAANNEVKVTTRRSQQNKVVEEASQTALKRSKRQATKTEGARFTVEAANDEVKATTRRSQQNRVVEEAPQMALTRSKRLHNKVEGARLTDDISKDKMVTRDRTRNQSNLVVEASTSEVVPQLDEQVEVPLRRSDRRKSVFPLEKLRSDEAVAVKEKRNLNVKDDEMENKGKKDEPLRALKRSKRLATQVEDSVLAKDDIAENKVVDRGMTARNQSNLKRNVSSVETRCKTDRPTDSQGTVEVGITLEEPGEAPVKRSNRRKSVVSSLEKLRTDEVAAAKDKRNLDANDDNVRVKSTKDEPQKALKRSKGLAQQVEDSVPAKDDIAENKVEERRRSGRSAAKAHVDTKILDGSVQEEIAVVKEERRRSERSASKAYVDTKILDSSVQEEVAVVKEEKRRSERSAAKDSLVTKILDSSVQEEIAVVKEERRRSERSAAKANVVTETLDSSAQKEKPVVKEERRCSGRTAASLTLVTVSDEKKESGENKLTKRNCTPVPEKRSTKNKFALLDLDSLKQSTSRAKTNVEAAAVDEKTITAGKKQQGQQKRSNLEVEAPTSEDMEIVRESDSKECDISGSEGATSFLKSGLNELEAVKNDVNMVFAGSKDEAVADSNTLAENLKEKGPLVDANASPSENNSTFKCPPFSDPFSSNARPDEKVVDELLQSDHEAPPSKGLCPSSVLADDAIPKDITSDKQEHGAIAADDAEEFDTELSNEVIDNSSLHHSDNMEENLESGLKEQSETGCIVDEGVTYGEQEPASNLADDAVPNDSTLDKKEHGAIAADNADEFGTGLSNEVLDNYSLNQSDNMEDNLESGFKKQSETGFIVTEGIASGEQELTVTNYAREFDAGLSSNVSLASVGAFNLSNEMEVKNSESGPPMEKAETGFIAKCDGDAPTFTTQGELHAEGFAKLEEATKEFLPISQPDNDGLSSAVTFEKSCDHGKQSTFRPRNSLDCGIQTSSELAKYNEGEYLDDQENELDEGVRSIEFEATEGQEEIIDDEQLRNSNDNEDGYLEDQENGPDEGARSIEFEATEGQEEIIDDEQLRNSNDNEDGYLEDQENGPDEGVRSIEFEAAEGQEDIIDDEQLRNSNDHEDGCLEDQYNEPDQGMQQLGHSNDSGGSVEAVASEKTVSSPIKAVLDFQVAETAVVGDDIALEDSDEEKQGEELKVLFATPCDVSHSKEESKASLEGDSRLKENKVTLDKKVNNREFDENLNRRGQASSVSGNDNSSLQSSVHCDEHGQGEILKSLFATPFGGGSNKVEIATSIELNETSSQYTHSGHANENTFPSAGNGLTQSVTPLKDTSNDEEAGEELKRLCATPLFVSRSIGGESYHFQSQLSGEAMTMEEGLGSSGKRNPSVPVGGLIEDEQEMSIVTGEHLKNLSASPISVKSTNEETTSTKGKYSQSHEMETFCSSGLERNVGECEDGLAGVDQAREISHIAAFNYDDGSEQEDQLKMPFASLINTQTLNQMDGTSRKTEELSTQGLSHNTGLAVANPSAVDLSESDSIHSKQSEDNITESECIKGSSSLEEENNEGQGNMLSATSAKSMTPLRKDELSSQEPKTADVAMSGEMVRDQGMNTRPESRFQEMVDIEEHGTDEIVADRDLLLRDTSKALEEDVDVEIANQSTFAVISEPIFNDADFSEEQMLEINKSSPESSKPSDDVYNEENTEDHLKLLFATPIKGTSPSRLSEASTCQLKTAMITIASEMVGREPKCKGFEFSGEPVTVEIIDGSCESRKGSRLLKENEEQVKRGALFATPSKSASPLQLEESFGCLLDTTELALSTKGIDSKARNKSLGCPLRTMEAKESCEPSKDSEALEHIESSLQEPEIEEAVAGKDLLLIDTSEYPEENIYVEIANKNTSAVISEPACDDLEFSEQQMVLETHKSSPESIKQSDAVNEENSEDHLKLLFATPNKGTSPSGPESFKPYDAINEENSDDHLKLLFATPIKGTSPSKLDEHFTCQLKTAMIATASEMVGKEPRRKGPEFSGEPLTVEIVTGGSSSTKGSCLFKENEEQFKGGPLIATPSKGTSPLQLEESPCCEEDIFKDMDGGKFLSSQEQSFAQYEDRQLLNEMIDDTGEATLNWFQTNDGSVLRETELETQKENDSVPQFELLHEKGEVTEEDALAEGQAHDRQMTSQESPEDEAAKGGSVSDAVCQQPNMLLSDIETENIPQESLRKTDGTSISAESGILDFDAESTTLRSQEKVIITLEETRGDEEQNLEVRNTSNAFQYNTPNNDEDANEISIVWPADKQFHFPEHNVIENVASTRELTASTNECQYDFKEVDLAVQRDRLTVFESNESTSMNVKDSVLTTQMDLPGILCEEALSESDQGKSCEANQQDEFSFDKKEHETTESVVSPSYKSRANISFIEEGFAGEDTLMSEKKIPWLKRKNHLPQQV